The DNA region TCGCGGAACCTGGATCCGGATCTCATCCGCAGGCGAAAAGAGGAATACCGGTTGTATGAAAAATTGCAACCGCCCCGGCTTCTGACGTCGGAAGGGGAATGCATCTCCGGGGAAATTCGGGATGACCGGATTCCGGAAGGAGCCATTCCGGGCATTCCCGTTTCTTCCGGGATCATCGAAGGACGGGCGCGGGTCGTGCTGCGGGTGGAAGACGCCGACATCGCGGAGGGGGACATCCTGGTCACTCCGTTCACCGACCCGAGTTGGACGCCGGTGTTCGTCTCCATCAAGGGGCTGGTCACCGAAGTGGGCGGCCTGATGACGCACGGTTCGGTCATTGCCCGGGAATACGGCATTCCCGCCGTTGTCGGCGTCGAAAACGCGACCCGACGGATCAAGGACGGCCAGCGAATCCGCCTAAACGGAACGGCGGGATATATCGAGTTGCTGTGAAAACAGAGCAAAGTCGTCGGCCGGCATGGTTCGGCAGGCGACTTTTCGTTTGTGATGGCAAAGCAACGTTTCCATAAACCCTCAAATTCGCATCCATCGGGCGGAATCCATGAGGTCATACAAATCCATGGCTTGATCCACATCATACAGTCCGTTTTTCTCCTGAACGACAAACGGGAAACATCCCTTGATTCCGTACAGGACCTGGATCATGCCGATGAACTTCAGAATCTCTCCCTTCGCCGGTACGCCGACAACCGAGAATTTTCCTTCCACTTGGGCTTGTTTCAGCTCTTCGAGCAGGGCGTGACCGATCGCAGGCAGATCGTTCTCATTTTGGGCGGACTCCAGCATTTGTGCCGCTTTCACGCGCCGAACTTTCACACATTGAAGGGAATTCAGTTTCACGGGAACGTCTCCCGGTGAGAAATCGATCAACAGCATGTCTCTCACTCTCCTGGATCAGGTTTTCAATGTTGACAGGATGAATACACAGAAGGGATGAATACACAGTGAGGGAGGTGCGGCATTTCCGATGAGTGAAGGATGCGTGCCGATGGATGCATGATTTGGTGAGTTGCAGAGGAAACGACGGTCGGGGGTCAGGTTTCAAGAGAGGAAGAGAGAATGGTTGAGGAGGAGACAGAAAAGAACATACCCGCCGGAGGGCGGTATGGAAACATTTTTTTGATGACCCAGGTTGGCGGATGGGCTCCTCATGTGGATGAAGTTGGAACAAAAGAATGAAAAGATGCGTCAGAGATGTGACCGATCAGGCCAAATTTCCGATTGTTGAAGATGGTTGGGAGTCGGTTGACTTATCGAAATTCAAACGTTTTGGGAGGTCGCGATGAAAAAATTTGCGTCGATCCTGTTCGGCATGCTCATCGCTTTGGCTGCAGGCTGCGGATTTCCGTCAAACATCGACTTGTCCGACGGTCATGTTGGGGTGATTTACACGGACGCGACCAAAAAAGACAGCGAGTTTGTGGTATTGGACAAAAACGGGAAAGTGACCGACTCCCATCGCATCAGGAAAATGGGAATTTTTCAGATTGAGCGTGGTCCCCGGAACGAATGGCTGTTGCCGGTTCGATTTGACGGCTACATGGCGATCATCCGGCCGGACGGCTCCTTGTCGGAAACAACCGTGTTGGACTTTCCATTGGACATTGCTGTGCATGGGGACACAACGGTTACCGGTTTCAATACGGCCTTCCATTATGGCACCGTTGAACTGAAAGACGGAAAAACATCGAAAAAAAGAGAGTTGCCCGGCATGTTGATGGCGGTCTCAGTGGATGAAGAGTATGTCTACGTGTTCGGAGATATCAATGAAACTCATGGAAAATTGTATGTATTGGAGAAAGATCGATTGGAAATCCACAAAGAAATCACGCTTCAACAGGTTGTCCCGGATGACATCCTGCCCATAGACGGAAAGATCCTGTTGACATCGAGATCGGACCAATCGGATTTTCTCACGCTCGTATCAAAAGAAGATTGGAGCATCAGACAAATCAACCTGCCGTACCATGGTCCGCAATATTTGTTGGCGGGTGATGAGGAGATTTTTGTCACTTACGCTCTGGGGAACCACATCAGTGTCCTGGATCGAAACACGCTGCAAATCAAAAGAAACATCCGGACATCAGATCAAGCGGTATTGAATGTGGACATGGATTCACGGCATCTCTATGTCTTGTCCCAAGACCAAAATGATCCCAATCCCACGGGAAACATTGTCGGCAGGGTGGGGGTCTACGACAAGCAAACGGGCAAAAGGGTTCAAGTGTTTGAACTCCCGAACAAGAGAAACATGTTGGTGCAGGATTTGATCGTGATCCACCCCGATGTTCAATAACCCCGAGGAAGACGGTTCTTCGATTTGCGGGTCACGGAACGGTATGCTGTCATTTCCAGCCCCCTCCTTATCGGAGGGGTTATGCATTTTTTGCCCCCGGTTGTCGAAGAACTGGTGTGCGCACATCGGACTGGACCGGTTCATGGGATTTGGCCTGAAGTACCCGACGGACTTCAAGGATACGCATCTTCATCGGGTGACGTAACAGATGCAGCCCCCGTCACGTTCACCGTGCGGGGGCTTGATTTTCTTCGTCATGCTTTCAGGATGCTCAGATACTCGATCCACGGACCCACGTCTTCCCGGTATCGCTTGGCCATCACCCGGAGGATCTGCGACAGGTGGGTCAGATCGTGGACCATCCATGTGGCCAGCAGTTCCCGAAGTCTCACCGTTCCGAATGCCGGATGGGTGCCTGTCCGTTCCTCGTCGGCTTGGGACCGGACCAGGTTGCGGATGTTTTGGATGTTTTCCTGTCGAAGTTGCCTGAACTCCGCGAGCATGTCTTCCAGTGTCCGTTTCTCCCGCTTCAGATGGGCGAACCGGTCAAAGTCGGGAAAGGGACGGTTTTCACCTTCCCGGAGAATCATTTCCAGTCGAGGGATCCAGTTGGTTTTCTCCCCTTCGATGAGATGTTCCACCACTTCGGCCGGGTTCCAGGTTTCTTCCCCCTCACGGGCTTCAAGCCAACCGTCCGAAAGGCCGGTGAGCAGTGCTTCCAAAACCCGGGGCGTCCGCTCCAGGATCTCGATCGTTTCGTTCAGATTGAAGTTCATGGTTTCGCTCCTTTCCTGATTACAAGGTATCATGAATGAAGGGCGTTTGGAAAATCGGTGGAGCGATGTTGCACGGGATGAAGGAGGAGATGCAGCCGTGTCTTTGATCAGCAGAAAGGAAATGGCCGCCGATCTGGCGGAGGTCCATGAACGGATGTTCAAGTGCCCGCATTGCGGCTCTTCCATGAAAGTGACCGACAGAAAAAGCCTGGTGTGCACCCGCCGTCACACCTTTGATTTTGCCAGGCAGGGGTATGTCCATCTGGCCGGAACCTCGGTCAAAACCCAGTACGGCAAAGAGCTGTTCGAGGCGAGGAGAAAGCTTCTGGCCGAAACAGGATGGTTCCGCCGGTTGGATGAGACCGTGGCGGCGTTCGTGGCAGAACAAACCCCCGAGCGGGACGGGCTGCGCATCCTGGACGCGGGATGCGGGGAAGGAACTCATCTGGCGGAAATCTGCGGGCAGCTTGTCCGTCGCGGGAGGAACGCGACGGGATTCGGCGTTGATCTGGCCAAGGAAGGAATCATGACGGCCGCCAGGAGTTACCGCGAGCAGATCTGGGTGGTGGGGGACCTGGCCCGCACGCCGTTCGCGGACGGTTCGTTCGACGTGATCCTGAACATTCTTTCGCCGTCCAATTACGGGGAATTCCGCAGGTTGTTGAAGCCCGGCGGTTTGTTGGTCAAAGTGGTTCCCGGTCCCGATTACCTGCTGGAGCTGCGGAAATCGTTCTTCGATGATCCCGGGAAGCAGGCGTATTCCAACGAAGCCGTCGTCGACCGGTTCCGTGAGCGCTTCCGGATGCTGGATCGGATGCGATTGCGTCATGCGGTGCCCCTGAACCGGGAAGACGCGGAGGCGCTGGTGCTCATGACTCCGCTGGGTTGGAACGTCCCGGAGGAGAAAGTGCGGGCGTTTCTGGAAAGGCGGCCGCGGGAGATCACGCTGGATCTGGAAATCATCGCCGGCCAGACGGCAGAAGGCTGAATTCCGTTCCGCAAAAAAGGGCGGAACGGAATCCGACCCCTGCTCAGAATTGGATGATCCTTCGGTACATGTTGGGATCGAGCCTTCGAAACGCTCCGAATCCGGGTTCCGGATTGGCCTCGATCATCCAGACGTGACCGTTGGTGTCCACCCCCAGGTCAAACCCGATCACCGGTTGGCGCGGTTCCCATTTCCCCAGGATTTGGGCGGCTTGCATGGTCAGATTCCGCAAATCCTTCAGCACCGATTCACTTGGCCGGCGTACATTGGATTGCGAGAGTGCCTGCTCCACATAATGGACACCGCCCCCCGAACGGGAATTGGTGATGAAATGGCCGGGACCCGCCGTTTTGGCCACCCAACCGGTCAAGACCCAGGGACGGCCGGGTTTTCTTTGCGTGATGGTGCGAATCGTGAAGAGCTTTCCGCCAAGGCGGGCGAGCGGAATGCATTGCTGGATCAGGTACCGGGTCTCCGATCGTTTGTTGATCGCATCCGCCCATGCCGTCAAGGAGGGGGTGTCCCGAAACACCCGCACTTCTTTGTGGATTTGGGCGATCCGGCTTCCGTCCTCCCGACCGGTGATGAGGATCACCCCGACCCCTTGGCTCCCTCCGGAAGGCTTCAGGATCAGGGACTTGTGACGAGCGAGCATCTGTCTGAACGTTTCGGGCGAATACAAGACCGTTCGCGGCAGTGAAGCTCTCAGCACCGGGTCTTTCATCAACCGCAAATGAACCCACCATTTGTATCCGATCCTGTTCATCATCCGGCTCCTCCCTGTTATTCCGGCAAAAACATCATCGGTACGGCAGTCTCAGCATATTCACCACTTGCAAATGTGCACCGGTCATACACACGGTTCGCGCAAAAGAAGCGAATGTCCCGAACACCCGGGTCGAAGAACCGTTGTGTTGCCGGAACGGGAGGGTTGAAATGGGAACGGAAATCACCGTCTCCGCCGTCGGGGATCTGCTGATGCGGCCGGAGATCATTGCCACGGCGAGAGTTTCGGGAGGCCATGATTTTGACCCGTTGTTCAAGCCGGTGGCTCCGTATCTCGCGGCGGACTTTTCCATCGGCAATCTGGAAACCACGTTGTCCGGGCCCCAGGCCAAGTTTGTCCCCAAGTCGGGAGGGCCCAAGTTCAATTGTCCCGATTCGTTGGCCGGCACGCTCAAGCGCCTCGGATTCGACGTCCTGACCACCGCCAACAACCATTGCCTCGATTGCGGCATCCAAGGGCTGAGGCGAACGCTGGATGTCCTGGACCGACACGGGCTGGCTCACACGGGCACCGCCCGCTCCTTCGCCGAATCACGAAACCTGCTCATCAGGAACGTCAAGGGAATCCGGATCGGCACGCTTGCCTACACCTACGGCACAAACGGCGTTCGCCCGCCGCGTGATCAGGGGTGGGCGGTCAATTGGCTGAACACGGGCAGAATCATCAACGACATCCGGCGGATGAAAGCACAGGGGACGGACCTTGTCGTGGTTTGCCTGCATTTCGGGTATGAGTACCACCTGTATCCGAGCCGATTCCAGAAGAATCTGGTGTCCACCCTGTTCAGGCACGGGGCGGACGTGATCCTCGGAGCTCACCCGCATGTCATCCAGCCGGCCGTGTTCCGGGAGGTCAAAGACATTCACGGAGTGACCAAAAAACGCTTTGCCATCTATTCGCTGGGCAACTTCATCTCTTCCAGGCTGTACAAAAACGATCACACGCTGACGGGGGTCATCGTCCGCCTCAAAGTGGGGAAAACGCCTGGCGGATCCACCACGATCCGGCAGGTCCGGTTTGTGCCGACCTGGGTCCATGCCACCTGGTCCGGAAAACGGAGAATTTGCCGGGTGGTGCCGCTTGAAAACGCGTTGAAAACCCAACCCCCGGGGCCGTACAAGGACCGGATGCTGCGGATGTATCGCCACTTTCAGAGCCACATTTGGAAACCGGTGTAAAGCCTGTTGACAGATGAAAATCACCCTCCGTCCTTGCAGGCAAGGAGGAGGGTGATCCCGAAACGCTTCAGTAAAGAACCCGGCGGGCCACCATGAAGCGTTTTTTGTATTCGCTGTTCAGCGTGGAAATCACGACGTTGTTCTTGTATCCGAAGTTGTGAATGATTTTGTTGTCTCCGATGTAGATTCCGACGTGACCCACATCACCTGGCTTGTCAATCCAGAAGAACAGCAGGTCGCCTTTTTCAAACTGACCCCAAGCCACTTTTTGTCCGACTTTGGCCTGAGCGTCGTCATCCCGGTTGACCAGGGTCACGCCCACGTTGGCCAGCTTGTACACCAGGTAGGTGTAGCCGGAGCAGTCGGTTTTGATGATCGGGCCGGTTTCATCCCGTTGGGACCAATGGGCATACTTCACTCTGTCTTTCAGGGAAATGGCGGTTTGCACCACTTTTTCCCGTTTGGCTTGCAGCGTGGACGGAGTGGAAGTTTGACCGGTTGCCGGTTGGGTGGTCGTCACGGGTTGAGCCGGCTTCGTCGGAGTTTGAGTGGAACCGGTGGCGTTTTCGACCGGGGTGGAACGGACGGTGGTGACTTTCTTCGGAACTTTCAGTCCAACTCGGTCGAAAATGTCCCCGACAGAAATGGCATGCGCTGTACCGGAGAGGGGGAGAGCGGTACCAACGAAAACGGCAGCCATGGCAGTCACAGCCAGCTTCTTGAAGAAGTTCTGATTGCGCATCAAATCCTCCCTTTCGTTCTGGAATCGTTTTTCATTGTAACATACTATTTACAGTAATTTACTTCCAATATTTTCAATAAGATAGAAAAGTTGTTTTTGTATGTAAGAAATAAGTAGGTTCAAATCGTTTTTTGTGGTCGATTGCAAGTCGGTCCCTGTGAGTGCCAAAAGGAGCATAGCCGGGTGTGTTCCCTGTTTTGCCACTGCAATGAAGCGGAGCAGGGATCACACCCGGCAGTTTCGGTGAGACTCACCTGATGAGCATCAACCAAACCAAAAGGAAGCCTGGCTGATCCCTGCGGAGTGCCTTTGCCACTGCAACGAAACGGAGCAGGGATCAGCCAGGCAGTTTCTGTGTGATTCACCTGATGAGCACTACCCAAACCAAAAGGAAGCTTGGGATGGTCTCTGCGAGTGCCTTTGCCACTGCAATGAAGCGGAGCAGGGATCAGCCAGGCAATTTCTGTGTGATTCACCGATGAGCTTCAACCAAACCAAAAGGAAGCTTGCTGATCCCTGCGGAGTGCCTTTGCCATCGCAATGAAACGAAGCAGGGATCAGCCAGGCAGTTTCTGTGTGATTCATCAACCAAATCCATCTGCGAGGAAAGACCCCCTGAACGTCAAAGAGCGAGGCTTCAGACGACCTCGCTCTTTGACATCCATGGAACCGGATGCATGCTCGTTTGTGTGTCGCTGGCTCCGGGAGCGTTCTTGAACAGTTTTCGATCAGGAGCCGGATTCCTCGCTGTCCAGGTTGAGCTGCCAATGGATTCCGAATTTGTCCGTGACACTTCCGTAGAGCTTGCTCCAAAACGTTTCCTGCAACTCCAGATGGACCGTTCCGCCTTCTTTCAACTTGGCGAACCAGTTTTTGAGATCCTCTGCGGACTTGCTCAGGAGCGCGATGGAGATGTTGTTGCCCACGGTGAACGGATGGTCCGGCCAGACATCGGAAAGCATCAGGGGGCTGCCGTTTACCGTCATCCTGGCGTGCAGGATCCAGTTTTTGATTCCCTCCGGGACGGGATGGTCTCCGGGAGCTTCACCGTAAGTCATGATTTGCGGATTGGGGTCGCCGAACACATCCGCATAAAACTCGATCGCCTCGCGACATTTCCCTTGAAAGTTCAGATAAACGTTCAGCGGCATGGGGTTCATCCTTTCTGAAGGGATCAACTTCCCGTTGAGCGTTTCAGACGGGGCAGACATGGATCCGCGTCTTCCATAGGATTTGCTTTCATCCGTCTGATGATACACCCGCTTGCCGGAAAGTCGTGCGAACATATATTCTCATCGGCTCCCGAAATTCCCTTTTCGGGGTGTGACTTTTTTCATAGAAAAAAACCGAAAGACCGAGTACCCTTTGAAGAGAAGGGGGGACTGGCATGAAACCGGTGATTCCTCATGAGCACGGAGGATGGGCCATGCTGACGGTGCCGTTTCTGTTGGGAACCTTTGCGGGAGATCCCGGCTGGGGCCATTTGTTGCTGTTCCTGGCATGGCTGATGTTTTACCTGTTCACATACTCGTTCAAGGAATGGATCAAGAGGCAACGGAGGGAAAGCCGATTTGTTCGCTGGGCCGTCATATACTCCGTGTTGGGACTGTGTTTTCTGATCATCCCGTTGAAAAATGAACCGTCTCTGGTGTGGTTGGCTCCGCTGTTGTGCATTTCGTTCGTGATGCATCTGTGGCACGTCAAGAGAAAGAACGAGCGGGCGATGACCAACAACGTGGGGGCCGTCCACGCGTTTTCCGTGGGAGCCGTGGCCGCCTGCGTGTTCGGCACCGGAAAGTGGGATGTATCGGCACTGTTTGTCTATGTGCACAGTGCCGTATATTATCTGGGATCGGTCTTTTTCGTCAAATCGATTCTCAGGGAGAAGAACAATCCGCGATGGATGGGCTACGCCAAAACGTATCATTGGTTGATGCTTCCGATCCCCGCTTTGTTCGGCCAACCCTTGTTGTTCATCCCTTTCCTGTTTTCGCTGGTGAGATTGTACCGGTGGGGCGGAAAACCTCTCCAACCGATTCGCATCGGGATGATCGAGTTTGCCAATTCGGCGCAGTTTCTCATTCTTTCCGTATGGTTGCTGTGAAACCGACAACTTGATCCGACAAAACGAAGAACCCCCGGCAACTGCCGGGGGGTTTTGTCATGTCCGGAATGATCCTTATCCTTGGATGTGTTCTTCGAGCAGGTTGCGAAGAGCTTCGGGAGTCAGCCTGGAGCCGACGTAGAAGGAACCGAAATCGCCGAAGCGCGCGCTGACTTCGTCGAATCTCATTTCGTACACCAGCTTTTTGAAGGAGAGCGGATCATCGGAAAAGAGGGACACGCCCCATTCCCAGTCGTCCAGACCGACCGAGCCCGTGATGATCTGGCGCACTCTTCCGGCGTAGGAACGTCCGATCATGCCGTGGCTTCTCATCATGGAACGGCGTTCTTCGCTCGACAGCATGTACCAGTTGTCATTGCCGGAGCGGCGTTTGTTCATCGGATAGAAACAGGTGTATTGTGTCTTCGGCAGGATGGGTTCCAGCCGCGCCCGGAATTGCGGATCGCTCATCGGATCCGTGCCCGGAGGAATGGTGTAGGCACTCAGTTCCACGACGGAAGTATAGGAATAGGGAGTGGTGGTCACTTCCGCAAAACCGGTTTTGTCAAAACGGAATTTCACTTCATTCAGTTCGTCCATGGTGGGGCGGAGGTGGATGAACAAGAGATCGGCTTTGTGACCGAGAATGGCGTATTGGCCGAAGCTGCCCCGGCGATGTTCTTCCACTTCCGCAAACTGATGGACGGTGTCCAACAACTCCTCCACCCGTTGGCGACGGTCTTCGGCGCTGAGGGATTTCCATTTCGTCCAGTCAATCTTGCGAAAATCGTGATAGGCATACCAGCCTTCGTAGGTTGTTACTGCTTGACTCATGCGTTCACTTCCTTCCACCCGTCTTGATGACTGCGGCCTGTCGCCTTTTTTTCATTTCAACTTCTATCATACTCTTTTTTTTGTTTTTGGGCAGGTCCATCCCCGGATTTGCAAGGCCGGAGTTGCCGGGATCGGGAGGAAATCGGACGATATGGAAGGATTTCTGAGGATCCCTGAAGCGATCTCTACTCAGGCGGAAATATACCGGTATATCCAAAAATATTTGATATAATGCGATTTGTTCATGAAATTGTTGTTTTATATAATTTTGATGTCCCGAAAAAATCATTGCCATTCACCGCCGGAAAGAACAAATCGGATTGATGGTGATATTTCGGTGATGATTCCCGGGTTTGTCGGTTGCGGAAATTCACATATAGATATAAATCTCTATTTTTTTATTTGTAAATTTTTAACTGGAGTGAAGCGGATGATCAAGTTCGAAAACGTCACGAAAACGTACGCGGACGGAACGGTCGCCCTGAAAGAAATCAATCTTCATATCCGGAAAGGAGAACTGCTCACCCTGATCGGCCCCAGCGGTTGCGGCAAAACGACCCTGATGAAAATGATCAACCGGCTGGTGGAGCCCTCCTCCGGGAAGGTGTTCATCAACGGGGAAGACATCTCCGGGATCGATCCGGTGGAGCTTCGGAGAAACATCGGATATGTGATTCAGCAGATCGGCCTGTTCCCGCACATGAAAATCAAGGATAACGTGGCACTGGTGCCGAGGTTGAAGAACATGGACCCTGAAAAGGTCGAAAAACGGGTGGATGAATTGCTCGAGTTGGTCGGGCTGGATCCGCATGTCTACCGTGACCGTTATCCGGCCGAACTCAGCGGCGGGCAACAACAACGGGTCGGCGTCATCCGGGCGCTTGCCGCGGAACCGTCCATCATTCTCATGGACGAGCCGTTCAGCGCGCTGGATCCCATCACCCGTGAACAACTGCAGGAAGAACTGGTGCGATTGCAGGCGGAGATCAAAAAAACCATCGTGTTCGTGACCCATGACATGGATGAGGCACTGCAAATCGCGGATCGCATCGTGCTGATGAAAGAGGGGCAAATCGTTCAGGTGGACACGCCCGAGCGGATGCTCCAACAACCCGCAAACGACTTCGTTCGCGGATTCATCGGCGTGAAGCGGTTGAGCCGGTTCAAGAAGATCCAGTGAAAGGGGGGAGCGGGAATGACTTTGTTGGACGTGATTGCCGAGCGGCAAGAAGAAATCATTCAGGCCACCTTGCAACACCTCGAACTCTCCTTCGCCGCCGTTCTCTTTTCCATATTGGTCGCGGTTCCCGCGGGAATTTTCCTGACGCGTCATCAGAAGCTTGCCGGCCCGATCATCGGTTTGGCTTCCGTTTTCCAGACCATTCCCAGCCTCGCGCTTCTGGGCTTCATGATTCCTCTTCTGGGAATCGGCTGGACGCCGGCGATCGTGGCCCTCACCATCTACGGGTTGTTGCCGATTCTGCGCAACACGTACACCGGGATCATGAACGTCGACAAGTTCATGATCGAGGCGGGCAAAGGGATGGGCATGACCGATTTTCAGGTGTTGTTCAAGGTGCAGATTCCTCTCGCTTTGTCCGTGATCATGGCCGGGATCCGGACGGCCACCGTGATGATCATCGGGGTGGCGACGCTCGCCGCCTTGATCGGTGCGGGAGGTTTGGGGGATCTGATTTTCCGCGGCATCTCCATGGTTTCCACGGAACTGATCCTGGCCGGGGCGATCCCGGCGGCCCTGCTGGCACTGGTTTTCGATGCCCTGCTGGAATGGCTGGAAAAAACGGTGACGCCCAAAGGAATCAAGCAAAGTCAGAACTGAGGAGAGCCATGACGGAAAGGAGCGGATCATGAAGGCAAAAAAAGCGATTCTTCTGATGTTGGCATTGGTTCTGGCGGTTCCGCTGGTCGCATGCGGATCTGCCGATGACGACAAGATTGTGGTGGCCGGAAAAAACTTCACCGAACAGGACATTTTGGCCCACATGATGGCTTCCCTGATCGAAGCCAAAACGGATTTGAAGGTGGAACGCAAAACGTTTCTCGGCGGAACGCAAGTGGTCCACAACGCCTTGATCAACGGAAGCGTGGATCTGTATCCGGAATACACGGGAACGGGGTGGACCGCCACCCTGAAACAGAAGACGATCACCGATCCGCAGGAAATGTATGAGAAAGTGAAGAAGGCGTATGAGGAAAAATTCAGTGTGGTTTGGCTGGAGCCGTTCGGCTTCAACAACACCTACACGTTGACGATGAGAACGGATCACGCCGAAAAGTTGGGGGTGGAAACGTTCTCCGATCTCCTCAAGCACGCCCCGAACCTCGTGCTGGGTTCCACCCAGGAGTTTCTGGAGCGTCCTGACGGATACAAAGGATTGCAGGAAACCTACGGGTTCCGTTTCAAATCGGCCAAAGGCATGGATGCGGGACTCACCTACGGCGCCGTCAAGGAAGGTGCGGTGGATGTGATTGACGGTTTTTCCACGGACGGCCGCATTCCCGCATTCAACCTGAAAATCCTCAAGGATGACAAACAGTTTTTCCCGCCTTACCACGCGGCTCCGATCATCCGGCAGGACACGCTGAAGGCCCATCCGGAGCTGGAGCAAGTGCTGAATCTCCTCGCCGGAAAACTGGATGAAAAGACCATGGCAATGTTGAATGCCCAGGTTGATCTCGAAGGAAAGAAAGCCCGCGATGTGGCGGAAAACTGGCTGAGAGAGCAAGGCCTGATTCAATAATGACATTTCTTAATGACATTTCTTGCGACACGGCAACGTGTCGTTTTTTCTTCATGATCAAGGTGATCCGTCCAAGCTTCTGATATACTGGTGATGAACCGAAAGAGGTGCCACAGACTCTTTGGAGGAGAAGAGGCGAAGGATTCATGAAAAAACGGAAAGCGACAAAATGGCTGTTGCTCTTGGGCGGCATGCTGATGACCGTGCATCTCACCGGTTGCGCGGCCGAACCGGATTCCGGTCATACATCGGAACATCATTCATCCACCGAACACGTTGCCGGTGATCTGCGGGAAGAAACGGGAAGCGTTCGTGAATTGCCGTCTTTCCTCAGCGGTGCGGATCCGTGGGTCGTTCAGGTGTATCAAACGGCGGCGGAGAACGCCTCCTTGCTGGACCATATCCCGTGCTACTGCGGCTGCGGACAAAGCGTGGGGCACAGGAGCAATCGCGACTGCTTCGTTCATGAAATCAAATCCGACGGAAACATCGTCTGGGATTCCCACGGAACCAAGTGCGGCACCTGTCTGGAAATCGCCGAAGAAGCCGCCGCTTTGAAGAAACAGGGCAAATCGGTCAAGGAAATCCGTGAATATATCGATCAGAAGTACAAAG from Staphylospora marina includes:
- a CDS encoding PCYCGC motif-containing (lipo)protein, giving the protein MKKRKATKWLLLLGGMLMTVHLTGCAAEPDSGHTSEHHSSTEHVAGDLREETGSVRELPSFLSGADPWVVQVYQTAAENASLLDHIPCYCGCGQSVGHRSNRDCFVHEIKSDGNIVWDSHGTKCGTCLEIAEEAAALKKQGKSVKEIREYIDQKYKEGYAPPTPTPMPS